In Massilia antarctica, the following are encoded in one genomic region:
- a CDS encoding electron transfer flavoprotein subunit alpha/FixB family protein — MVALVIAEHDNASLKGSTHHTVTAAIACGGEVHILVAGSNCGGAAAQAAAIAGVTKVLVADAPHHADGLAENVAEQVLGLAASYSHILAPATAYGKNILPRVAAKLDVAQISEITKVDSPDTFERPIYAGNAIATVQSSDKIKVITVRTTGFDSAAAEGGSAATEAIAAVADSGKSTFVGRELAKSDRPELTAAKIIVSGGRGMGSGDNFKILEPLADKLNAAMGASRAAVDAGFVPNDWQVGQTGKIVAPSLYIAVGISGAIQHLAGMKDSKTIVAINKDPEAPIFSVADYGIVGDLFEVVPDLVKQLG, encoded by the coding sequence ATGGTCGCATTAGTTATTGCTGAACACGACAACGCCTCCCTCAAGGGAAGCACCCACCACACCGTCACCGCTGCGATCGCCTGCGGCGGCGAAGTGCACATCCTCGTTGCTGGCAGCAACTGCGGCGGCGCCGCCGCGCAAGCAGCCGCCATCGCCGGCGTGACCAAGGTCCTCGTGGCCGACGCGCCTCACCACGCCGACGGCCTGGCCGAAAACGTGGCCGAGCAGGTCCTGGGCCTGGCGGCGTCGTACTCGCACATCCTCGCTCCGGCAACCGCCTACGGCAAAAACATCCTGCCGCGCGTGGCCGCCAAGCTGGACGTGGCGCAGATCTCCGAGATCACCAAGGTCGATTCGCCGGACACCTTCGAGCGTCCCATCTACGCCGGTAACGCGATCGCCACCGTGCAGTCGTCGGACAAGATCAAGGTCATCACCGTGCGCACCACCGGTTTCGATTCGGCTGCGGCCGAAGGCGGCTCGGCTGCCACCGAAGCCATCGCCGCGGTTGCCGATTCGGGCAAGTCGACTTTCGTCGGCCGCGAACTGGCCAAGTCGGATCGTCCTGAACTGACCGCCGCAAAAATCATCGTTTCCGGTGGCCGCGGCATGGGCTCGGGCGACAACTTCAAGATCCTCGAACCGCTGGCCGACAAGCTCAATGCCGCCATGGGCGCATCGCGCGCCGCGGTCGACGCCGGCTTCGTGCCGAACGACTGGCAAGTTGGCCAGACCGGCAAGATCGTCGCACCGTCGCTGTACATCGCGGTCGGCATTTCCGGCGCCATCCAGCATTTGGCCGGCATGAAGGACTCGAAGACCATCGTTGCGATCAACAAGGATCCGGAAGCGCCGATCTTCTCGGTGGCCGACTACGGCATCGTTGGCGACCTGTTCGAGGTAGTGCCTGACCTGGTCAAGCAACTCGGCTAA
- a CDS encoding acyl-CoA dehydrogenase has protein sequence MTYKAPLKDMLFVMNELAGLSTVNTLPGCEDATADTVEAVLEENAKFCANVVAPLNHSSDKEPSFWHDGQVTTSKGFKDAFKGFAQAGWQGVQHPTDFGGQGLPKLVATPCIEMLNASSISFALVALLSDGAIEALLTAGSDEQKATYLEPLVSGKWTGTMNLTEPQAGSDLAAVRTRAVPQGDGTYKVFGTKIFITYGEHDLTENIVHLVLARTPSAPPGVKGISLFIVPKFLVNADGSLGARNDAHCVSIEHKLGIKASPTAVLQFGDNGGAIGTLVGEENRGLEYMFIMMNAARFGVGLQGIGLAERSYQQAVAFAKDRVQSRDLAGSAGPVSIIHHPDVRRMLMSMRSQVEAARALAYVGAGISDVAHHHDDAAVRASNLAVYEYLVPIIKGWSTEMSQDVTRDGVQVHGGMGFIEETGAAQHYRDAKILTIYEGTTAIQANDLVGRKTVRDGGAVAKSIIGQVRETEALLAAQGGADFKAIHRALSEGSVALEAVVEYVAANMKTDIKGVFSGSVLYLKLAGIVLGGWVMARAALVAQAKIDGGDGDAGFYKAKIATARFFADHILTQASGLRTAIVEGSAGVLALTEDQF, from the coding sequence GTGACTTACAAAGCCCCGCTGAAAGACATGCTGTTCGTGATGAACGAACTGGCCGGACTGTCCACCGTCAACACGCTGCCCGGTTGCGAAGACGCCACCGCCGACACGGTCGAAGCAGTCCTCGAAGAAAACGCGAAATTCTGCGCCAACGTCGTCGCGCCATTGAACCACTCCAGCGACAAGGAGCCGAGCTTCTGGCACGACGGCCAGGTAACCACCTCCAAGGGCTTCAAGGATGCCTTCAAGGGCTTCGCGCAAGCCGGCTGGCAGGGTGTGCAGCACCCGACCGATTTCGGCGGCCAGGGCTTGCCCAAGCTGGTTGCCACGCCGTGCATCGAAATGCTCAACGCGTCGAGCATCTCGTTCGCGCTGGTGGCCTTGCTGTCGGACGGCGCGATCGAAGCGCTGCTGACGGCCGGCTCGGACGAACAGAAGGCGACCTATCTGGAGCCGCTGGTATCGGGCAAATGGACCGGCACCATGAACCTGACCGAGCCCCAGGCCGGGTCGGACCTGGCCGCCGTGCGCACGCGCGCCGTGCCGCAGGGCGACGGCACCTACAAGGTCTTCGGCACCAAGATCTTCATCACCTACGGCGAGCACGACCTGACCGAAAACATCGTCCACCTGGTCCTGGCGCGCACCCCAAGCGCGCCGCCGGGCGTAAAGGGCATTTCGCTGTTCATCGTGCCCAAGTTCCTGGTCAACGCCGACGGCTCGCTGGGCGCGCGCAATGACGCGCACTGCGTCTCGATCGAGCATAAACTCGGCATCAAGGCCAGTCCCACCGCCGTGCTGCAATTCGGCGACAACGGTGGCGCGATCGGCACCCTGGTCGGCGAAGAAAACCGCGGCCTCGAATACATGTTCATCATGATGAACGCGGCGCGCTTCGGCGTGGGCTTGCAGGGCATCGGCCTGGCCGAGCGGTCGTACCAGCAGGCCGTGGCCTTCGCCAAGGACCGCGTGCAGTCGCGCGACCTGGCCGGTTCCGCCGGCCCGGTATCGATCATCCATCACCCTGATGTGCGGCGCATGCTCATGTCGATGCGTTCGCAGGTCGAGGCGGCGCGCGCGCTGGCGTATGTGGGCGCGGGCATCAGCGACGTCGCCCATCACCACGACGACGCGGCCGTGCGCGCGTCCAACCTGGCGGTGTATGAATATCTGGTGCCGATCATCAAAGGCTGGTCGACCGAGATGTCGCAGGACGTCACGCGTGATGGCGTGCAGGTGCACGGCGGGATGGGCTTTATCGAGGAAACCGGCGCGGCGCAGCACTACCGCGATGCCAAGATCCTGACCATCTACGAAGGCACGACCGCGATCCAGGCGAACGACCTGGTGGGCCGCAAGACGGTGCGCGACGGCGGCGCCGTGGCCAAGTCGATCATCGGCCAGGTGCGCGAGACCGAGGCGCTGCTGGCGGCCCAGGGCGGCGCGGACTTCAAGGCGATCCATCGCGCATTGAGCGAAGGCAGCGTGGCGCTGGAAGCGGTGGTGGAGTATGTCGCCGCCAACATGAAGACCGACATCAAGGGCGTGTTCTCGGGCAGTGTGCTGTACCTGAAACTGGCCGGCATCGTGCTTGGTGGCTGGGTGATGGCACGCGCGGCGCTGGTGGCGCAGGCGAAGATCGATGGCGGCGATGGCGATGCGGGCTTCTACAAGGCCAAGATCGCGACGGCGCGCTTCTTTGCGGACCATATCCTGACGCAGGCGTCGGGATTGCGTACGGCGATTGTGGAAGGTAGTGCAGGGGTGCTGGCGTTGACGGAAGATCAGTTCTAA
- a CDS encoding glycine zipper 2TM domain-containing protein, protein MMKRNLTLALVLALSSAMGTVHASSAQVRAADAQYAQDREICNDERNDGQRMKCLRAAKSENKRALAAAGGGERYDDRNEPRAAACRDCGKVTAVRSTRQKGNANALGVIGGGAVGGLLGNQVGRGSGRALATVAGAVGGAYAGTKIQEHANAHTVWTVDVQYDNGQRRSFKFNSQPGLQRGDRVRNSGNSIRRS, encoded by the coding sequence ATGATGAAACGCAATTTGACACTGGCGCTGGTACTGGCGCTGAGCAGCGCGATGGGCACGGTCCACGCCTCGTCCGCGCAGGTGCGCGCCGCCGATGCGCAATATGCGCAGGACCGGGAAATCTGCAACGACGAGCGTAATGATGGGCAGCGCATGAAATGCCTGCGCGCGGCCAAGTCGGAAAATAAGCGCGCGCTGGCGGCGGCCGGTGGCGGCGAGCGTTACGACGATCGTAACGAGCCGCGCGCGGCCGCATGCCGCGACTGCGGCAAGGTGACGGCGGTGCGCAGCACGCGCCAGAAGGGCAATGCGAACGCGCTGGGCGTGATTGGCGGCGGCGCCGTGGGCGGCTTGCTGGGCAATCAGGTCGGCCGCGGTTCGGGCCGCGCGCTGGCTACGGTGGCCGGTGCGGTCGGTGGTGCGTATGCGGGGACGAAAATTCAGGAACACGCGAATGCGCATACCGTGTGGACGGTCGATGTCCAGTACGACAACGGCCAGCGCCGCTCGTTCAAGTTTAACAGTCAGCCGGGCCTGCAGCGCGGGGATCGCGTGCGCAATTCGGGCAATTCGATTCGCCGGTCGTAA
- a CDS encoding NINE protein has protein sequence MSTSHKNKTFASFLALLLGALGAHRFYLRGSLDKLGLLHLASLPIAGLVYGLAPQADWFFKILPLVVSAIVGCIEALVIGLTPDDKFDTAFNPGSGRTTESIWVLALLLVCTMLVAATMGIATIARLFDLLYTGGAYG, from the coding sequence ATGTCCACATCGCACAAAAACAAGACCTTCGCCAGCTTCCTGGCCCTGCTCCTCGGCGCCCTCGGCGCCCACCGCTTTTACCTGCGCGGCAGCCTCGACAAGCTGGGCTTGCTGCACCTTGCCAGCCTGCCTATTGCCGGGCTGGTGTATGGACTGGCGCCCCAGGCCGACTGGTTTTTCAAGATCCTGCCGCTGGTGGTGTCCGCCATCGTCGGCTGCATCGAAGCGCTGGTGATCGGCCTGACCCCCGACGACAAATTCGATACGGCCTTCAATCCCGGCTCGGGCCGCACCACGGAATCGATCTGGGTGCTGGCACTGTTGTTGGTTTGCACAATGTTGGTGGCGGCGACGATGGGCATTGCCACCATCGCCCGCCTGTTCGACCTGCTTTACACGGGCGGCGCTTACGGCTGA
- the rpsP gene encoding 30S ribosomal protein S16 — translation MVVIRLARGGAKKRPFFNIVATDSRNRRDGRFIERIGFYNPMAAGGEVGLRITADRLAYWQGVGAQLSPTVARLVNSQPAVAAPAAA, via the coding sequence ATGGTCGTTATTCGTTTAGCTCGTGGAGGCGCCAAGAAGCGCCCGTTCTTCAACATCGTTGCAACGGACTCGCGCAATCGCCGCGACGGCCGCTTCATCGAGCGCATCGGTTTCTACAACCCGATGGCAGCTGGTGGCGAAGTCGGCCTGCGTATCACCGCAGACCGTCTGGCTTACTGGCAAGGCGTTGGCGCACAATTGTCGCCAACCGTTGCACGTCTGGTGAACAGCCAGCCTGCAGTCGCAGCGCCAGCAGCAGCCTAA
- the rimM gene encoding ribosome maturation factor RimM (Essential for efficient processing of 16S rRNA), whose protein sequence is MQIPDDLTQVGYVSGAFGVTGSIRVTPFSTDADGLLSVKTWWLDKPSLQSVSVRTAKIHGGDVVAQLAGTLGRDAAEALKGAAVSIPRSQFPQLPADEFYWSDLIGLNVVNLQGEALGLVSDMMHNGAQSILRITPVPDAANDDKAPERLIPFVDQFVKTVDQTSKTITVDWGLDY, encoded by the coding sequence GTGCAAATCCCTGACGATCTGACGCAAGTCGGATATGTGTCCGGCGCCTTTGGCGTCACCGGTTCGATACGGGTCACCCCGTTTTCCACCGACGCGGATGGGTTGCTGAGCGTGAAAACCTGGTGGCTGGATAAACCCAGCCTGCAATCCGTCTCCGTACGGACTGCGAAAATACACGGCGGCGACGTCGTGGCCCAGTTGGCAGGTACGCTCGGGCGGGATGCCGCGGAGGCGCTCAAGGGCGCCGCTGTTTCCATCCCGCGCAGCCAATTCCCGCAACTGCCGGCCGATGAATTTTATTGGTCCGATCTGATCGGGCTCAATGTAGTGAACCTGCAAGGCGAAGCCTTGGGGCTGGTGTCCGACATGATGCACAACGGCGCGCAATCGATTTTGCGCATCACGCCGGTGCCGGATGCCGCAAATGATGACAAGGCGCCCGAGCGCCTGATTCCGTTTGTGGACCAGTTCGTCAAAACAGTTGACCAGACAAGCAAGACCATCACGGTGGACTGGGGTCTGGATTATTAA
- the trmD gene encoding tRNA (guanosine(37)-N1)-methyltransferase TrmD has translation MQFDVVTLFPEMFAALTQSGVTRRAFEQKRWGLSTWNPRDFTTDNHRTVDDRPYGGGPGMVMLAKPLEAAIGAAKQRQVMLDLPVPRVVFMSPQGRALTHERVMDLKDEAGLIVLCGRYEAVDQRLLERCVDEEISLGDFVLSGGELPAMALMDAVVRQLPGVLNDDASALEDSFVNGLLDSPHYTRPDTYEGVPVPPVLMGGNHAEIVKWRRERMLDATAKKRPDLLVKARNAGLLSKADEKFLAGL, from the coding sequence ATGCAATTTGATGTCGTGACCTTGTTTCCCGAGATGTTTGCCGCACTGACGCAGTCGGGTGTCACCCGCCGCGCCTTCGAGCAGAAACGCTGGGGCTTGTCGACCTGGAATCCGCGCGATTTCACGACCGATAACCACCGTACCGTCGACGACCGCCCGTATGGCGGCGGACCGGGGATGGTGATGCTGGCCAAGCCGCTCGAAGCTGCCATCGGCGCCGCCAAGCAGCGCCAGGTCATGCTCGACTTGCCGGTGCCGCGCGTGGTCTTCATGTCGCCGCAGGGCAGGGCGCTGACCCACGAGCGGGTGATGGACCTGAAGGATGAAGCGGGCTTGATCGTGCTGTGCGGACGCTACGAAGCGGTCGACCAGCGCTTGCTGGAGCGCTGCGTCGACGAGGAAATCAGCCTCGGCGACTTCGTGCTGTCGGGCGGCGAATTGCCGGCGATGGCGCTGATGGATGCGGTGGTGCGGCAATTGCCTGGTGTACTGAACGACGACGCTTCGGCGCTCGAAGACAGTTTCGTCAACGGCTTGCTCGACTCGCCCCATTACACCCGTCCCGATACGTATGAAGGCGTGCCGGTGCCGCCGGTCCTGATGGGCGGCAACCATGCCGAGATTGTCAAGTGGCGGCGCGAGCGCATGCTCGACGCCACCGCGAAGAAACGGCCCGATCTGCTGGTCAAGGCGCGCAACGCCGGACTGCTGAGCAAGGCCGATGAAAAGTTTCTTGCAGGTTTGTAA
- the rplS gene encoding 50S ribosomal protein L19 yields the protein MNLIQQLEQEEIARLGKTIPDFAPGDTVIVNVNVVEGTRKRAQAYEGVVISRRNRGLNSNFIVRKISSGEGVERTFQLYSPLIASIEVKRRGDVRRAKLYYLRERSGKSARIKEKLPNRRAATPAAAK from the coding sequence ATGAATTTGATTCAGCAACTTGAGCAAGAAGAAATTGCCCGTCTGGGCAAGACTATTCCTGATTTCGCACCTGGCGATACCGTTATCGTCAACGTCAACGTGGTCGAAGGCACCCGCAAGCGCGCCCAGGCATACGAAGGCGTCGTGATCTCCCGTCGTAACCGTGGCCTGAACTCGAACTTCATCGTTCGCAAGATCTCGTCCGGCGAAGGCGTCGAGCGTACGTTCCAGCTGTATTCCCCGCTGATCGCATCGATCGAAGTCAAGCGTCGTGGTGATGTTCGCCGCGCCAAGCTGTACTACCTGCGTGAGCGTTCGGGTAAATCGGCACGTATCAAAGAAAAACTGCCAAACCGTCGCGCTGCAACTCCAGCCGCTGCCAAGTAA
- a CDS encoding CoA pyrophosphatase, whose translation MPKIIFDPEKLPVEALGGEAALDPERLTPAWLRQRFASPADWQPEPPGESWAERTVMTPASVLLPLVQREGGLTMLLTVRTAHLSAHAGQISFPGGRAESYDASAIDTALRESEEEIGLQRRHVDVIGTLPDYITGTGYRVTPVVGLIAPPFELAADTNEVAEIFEVPLQFLMDGMNHQRLSLELPEGAGQRSFYAMPYDRFFIWGATAGMLRNLFHFLRA comes from the coding sequence TTGCCCAAGATTATTTTTGATCCAGAAAAATTGCCCGTTGAAGCCCTCGGCGGCGAAGCGGCGCTCGATCCCGAGCGCCTCACGCCTGCGTGGCTGCGCCAGCGTTTTGCCAGTCCCGCCGACTGGCAGCCGGAGCCGCCGGGCGAATCCTGGGCCGAACGCACGGTGATGACGCCGGCCTCGGTGCTGCTGCCGCTGGTGCAGCGCGAGGGCGGCCTGACCATGCTGCTGACCGTGCGCACGGCGCACCTGTCGGCGCACGCGGGGCAGATCAGTTTTCCGGGCGGGCGCGCCGAGAGCTATGACGCCTCGGCCATCGACACGGCGCTGCGCGAGAGCGAGGAAGAAATCGGCCTGCAGCGCCGCCACGTGGACGTGATCGGCACCTTGCCCGATTACATTACCGGCACCGGCTACCGGGTCACGCCGGTGGTGGGCCTGATCGCGCCGCCGTTCGAGCTGGCCGCCGACACCAATGAAGTGGCCGAAATCTTTGAAGTGCCGCTGCAATTCCTGATGGACGGCATGAACCACCAGCGCCTCTCGCTGGAACTGCCCGAGGGAGCGGGGCAGCGCAGCTTCTACGCCATGCCGTATGATCGCTTCTTCATCTGGGGGGCCACCGCCGGCATGCTGCGCAATCTGTTTCACTTCCTGCGGGCCTGA
- a CDS encoding CobD/CbiB family protein gives MTFLSILCALLIEQLKPLRADNLIYAEIKHFAMRMEGWFNAGDASNGRMGWVLVILLLVGPTALISFLLYHYQLVFIAFAWNVLIVYLTLGFRHYSHYFSSIQVALSAGDEAGARALLSEWVRIDTVGMEASEVARIAVEKSLVTTHRNVFGVFFWFLIVGPAGAVMYRVSEYLARAWNEPDHMRNEAFGQFAARAFYWIDWLPVRLTAVAFAVVGNFEDAIYAWRNFAHRWNDEARGIILSAGGGAMGVRLGTPNENASKVLPPDAATVDSTYSEVEVMPGEEPNARALQSTVGLVWRALLLWMLLLLLLSGAVGLANIGQAA, from the coding sequence ATGACATTTCTCTCCATTCTCTGCGCGCTGCTGATCGAACAGCTCAAGCCGCTGCGGGCAGACAATCTGATTTATGCGGAGATCAAGCATTTTGCGATGCGCATGGAGGGGTGGTTCAACGCGGGCGACGCCAGCAACGGCCGCATGGGCTGGGTGCTGGTCATCCTGCTGCTGGTGGGCCCGACGGCCCTGATTTCCTTTCTGCTGTACCACTACCAGCTGGTATTCATCGCCTTTGCATGGAATGTGCTGATTGTCTATCTGACCTTGGGCTTCCGTCATTACAGCCACTATTTCAGTTCGATCCAGGTGGCCCTGAGCGCGGGCGACGAGGCCGGCGCGCGCGCGCTGCTGTCGGAGTGGGTGCGCATCGACACGGTCGGCATGGAAGCGTCGGAAGTGGCCCGCATCGCCGTGGAAAAATCGCTGGTGACCACCCACCGCAATGTGTTCGGCGTGTTTTTCTGGTTTTTGATCGTGGGGCCGGCCGGCGCGGTGATGTACCGCGTGTCGGAATACCTGGCGCGGGCGTGGAACGAGCCCGATCACATGCGTAACGAAGCCTTCGGCCAGTTCGCCGCGCGCGCGTTTTACTGGATCGACTGGCTGCCGGTGCGCTTGACGGCGGTGGCGTTCGCGGTGGTGGGCAACTTTGAAGATGCCATTTACGCGTGGCGCAATTTCGCCCATCGCTGGAACGACGAGGCGCGCGGGATCATCCTGTCGGCCGGGGGCGGAGCCATGGGCGTGCGTTTGGGCACGCCTAACGAGAATGCGTCCAAGGTGTTGCCGCCGGATGCGGCCACGGTCGACAGCACGTATAGCGAAGTGGAAGTGATGCCGGGCGAAGAGCCGAACGCGCGCGCGCTGCAAAGCACGGTGGGATTGGTATGGCGGGCGTTGCTTTTATGGATGCTGCTGCTGTTGCTGTTGTCGGGGGCGGTTGGTTTGGCTAATATTGGGCAGGCGGCGTAA
- a CDS encoding DUF3579 domain-containing protein, with the protein MAELSESKKKLADEFFILGTTSDGRQFRPSDWAERLCGVMSCFRPEGSGGRNAHLQFSPYVRPTMLDGVKAVVVNNDLQKLEPLAYHFVLNFAKDNDLQIVNACFLPLPGDPKI; encoded by the coding sequence ATGGCCGAGTTATCCGAAAGCAAGAAAAAACTCGCCGACGAGTTTTTCATTCTTGGCACTACCAGCGATGGCAGGCAGTTCCGTCCCAGCGACTGGGCTGAGCGGCTGTGCGGCGTCATGTCCTGTTTCCGTCCCGAAGGCTCGGGCGGACGCAACGCGCACCTGCAGTTCTCGCCCTATGTGCGCCCGACCATGCTCGACGGGGTCAAGGCCGTGGTGGTCAACAACGACCTCCAGAAACTCGAACCGCTGGCCTACCATTTCGTCCTCAATTTCGCCAAGGATAACGATTTGCAAATCGTTAACGCCTGCTTCCTGCCCCTGCCCGGCGACCCTAAAATTTAA
- a CDS encoding CBS domain-containing protein yields the protein MRIGEICTVQTIYCKADESVQAAALLMRKHHVGDLVVVEQAESERIPVGIITDRDIVVSVIALGLDPSSLLVGDIMSADLLTAPEDDDLYETIERMRSRGIRRVPVVNNAGGLAGIVSVDDLLEFLAEEMGELSRISSHQQSHEKRARQ from the coding sequence ATGCGCATAGGCGAAATCTGTACTGTCCAAACAATCTACTGCAAGGCCGACGAATCCGTCCAGGCTGCCGCCTTGCTGATGCGAAAGCATCACGTTGGCGACCTCGTCGTCGTCGAACAAGCGGAAAGCGAACGCATTCCGGTCGGCATCATCACCGACCGCGATATCGTGGTCTCCGTCATCGCGCTCGGACTCGACCCGTCCAGTCTGCTGGTCGGCGACATCATGAGCGCCGACCTGTTGACCGCGCCGGAAGACGACGACCTCTACGAAACGATCGAACGCATGCGTTCTCGCGGCATCCGGCGCGTGCCGGTGGTCAATAACGCGGGCGGCCTGGCCGGCATCGTCAGCGTCGACGACCTGCTCGAATTCCTGGCCGAGGAAATGGGCGAACTCTCACGCATCAGCTCGCATCAGCAATCGCACGAGAAACGCGCGCGCCAGTAG